The following proteins are co-located in the Candidatus Eisenbacteria bacterium genome:
- a CDS encoding cyclic nucleotide-binding domain-containing protein, which yields MQEILRLCTGLPERTLGAGDVLLGEGERSGRLYVLIDGTVEVVKGDVCVNTVSDPGAIFGEMSLLLDAPHVATVRALQPARVHVIENAHQFLDDDPRVARLVARLLARRLHAVMTYLADLKRQFEDHDSHLGMIDEVLETLVHHQGEEHAPGSDRDPDPTVY from the coding sequence ATGCAGGAGATCCTTAGGCTGTGCACCGGCCTCCCCGAGCGCACCCTCGGGGCCGGCGACGTCCTCCTGGGCGAGGGCGAGCGCAGCGGACGGCTCTACGTGCTGATCGACGGCACGGTCGAGGTGGTGAAGGGCGACGTCTGCGTGAACACGGTCTCCGACCCGGGCGCGATCTTCGGGGAGATGTCCCTTCTCCTCGACGCGCCGCACGTGGCCACCGTCCGCGCGCTCCAGCCCGCCCGCGTCCACGTGATCGAGAACGCGCACCAGTTCCTCGACGACGACCCGCGCGTCGCCCGTCTGGTCGCGCGCCTGCTGGCGCGGCGCCTGCACGCGGTCATGACGTATCTCGCCGACCTCAAGCGCCAGTTCGAGGATCACGACAGCCACCTCGGCATGATCGACGAGGTGCTCGAGACCCTCGTCCACCACCAGGGCGAGGAGCACGCGCCGGGGTCGGATCGCGACCCCGATCCGACCGTCTACTGA
- a CDS encoding metallophosphoesterase family protein, with protein sequence MKCLLVSDLHYTLKQLDWLDRVATDFDLVVIAGDHLDISSAVSLDAQIVVTLKYLARLHTKTRLLVSSGNHDLNARTDDEKVAAWMTRVRALGVVADGDGIDIDGTLFTVCPWWDGPRARDAVGAQLARDAGRRTKGWVWVYHAPPDASPVSWAGHQHYGDADLVRWIGEHAPDIVLTGHIHQSPFRRGGSWVDRIGSTWVFNAGRQIGPVPTHVILDTTARTASWFSLAGDATVSLDGPFERPVPEAQ encoded by the coding sequence ATGAAGTGCCTCCTCGTCTCGGACCTCCACTACACCCTGAAGCAGCTCGACTGGCTGGATCGGGTCGCGACGGACTTCGACCTGGTCGTGATCGCCGGCGACCACCTCGACATCTCGTCGGCGGTGTCGCTCGACGCGCAGATCGTGGTGACGCTCAAGTACCTGGCACGCCTGCACACGAAGACGCGGCTCCTCGTGAGCTCCGGCAACCACGACCTCAACGCGCGCACCGACGACGAGAAGGTCGCGGCCTGGATGACGCGCGTGCGCGCCCTGGGCGTGGTGGCCGACGGCGACGGGATCGACATCGACGGTACGCTCTTCACCGTGTGCCCGTGGTGGGACGGGCCGCGCGCGCGCGACGCCGTCGGGGCGCAGCTCGCGCGCGATGCGGGCCGGCGCACGAAGGGCTGGGTGTGGGTCTACCATGCGCCCCCCGACGCCTCGCCCGTCAGCTGGGCCGGGCACCAGCACTACGGCGACGCCGACCTCGTACGCTGGATCGGGGAGCACGCGCCCGACATCGTGCTCACGGGTCACATCCACCAGTCGCCGTTCCGGCGCGGCGGCTCGTGGGTCGACCGGATCGGCAGCACATGGGTGTTCAACGCCGGCCGCCAGATCGGACCGGTGCCGACGCACGTGATCCTCGACACCACGGCGCGGACGGCGAGCTGGTTCTCGCTCGCGGGCGACGCGACGGTGTCGCTCGACGGGCCGTTCGAGCGCCCGGTGCCGGAGGCTCAGTAG
- a CDS encoding adenylate/guanylate cyclase domain-containing protein yields MRSPKFGTTAVCVGLALIVALLRLVAPLPIEVLDRKILDFRHLVRGPLAADDRVVIVAIDERSLEEVGRWPWPRAKLGDLVARLDDAGVAAIGFDVVFDEPVTTVDRHALESMIDADPGRSAAGLRAALTGELDDDARFAATLRRSGRVVLAHFFEFGGGAAPDLAQVTAGLPSVSVLSTGGAKVATTPGPQTAARARVPIRPLAEAAAGSGHINFLPDPDGTYRRVPIAIRVGDRFVPSLALELLRVQARGDGASVTIEPGGIASARIGGRELEVDPAGQLWIDFLGPPRTIATVSAADVLAGRVAAERLAGRIALVGFTASGFDEVPTPFASVVPGVELQGTVLDNALRGRALRHPWWLVPAEVLVVLLLGALLGPMLRRLGSRWGTAAAAALAVAYLCGTQWLFTHAGLALGAVYPLGALVLCMLGGAVHLSVVEEAEKRKIRHAFQHYVNAEITDMIAADPAHLRLGGERRPITVLFSDIRGFTTLSERLPPEQLGEMLNQYLEAMTDVVFDHGGLLDKYIGDAVMAFWGSPVAVPDHAQRCCNAALDMLAELRRLNARWEEAGLPHFEIRIGINSGDAVVGNFGSSRRFSYTAVGDDVNLASRLEHLNGQFGTGVLISDRTRKTIGDAFICREVDHTPVRGRRQTVTVHELLGRRSDDHDGSLARRAAAFEAALHACRTEPRDAVVARVEALAAVYPNDRAIPRLLTRHLEA; encoded by the coding sequence GTGCGGTCACCGAAATTCGGCACCACCGCCGTCTGCGTCGGGCTCGCGCTGATCGTGGCGCTCCTGCGTCTCGTCGCGCCGCTGCCGATCGAGGTTCTCGATCGCAAGATCCTCGACTTCCGCCACCTCGTCCGCGGACCGCTCGCGGCCGACGATCGCGTCGTCATCGTCGCCATCGACGAGCGGAGCCTGGAGGAGGTTGGACGCTGGCCGTGGCCGCGGGCGAAGCTGGGTGACCTCGTCGCACGGCTCGACGACGCGGGTGTGGCGGCGATCGGATTCGACGTCGTCTTCGACGAGCCCGTCACCACCGTCGACCGGCACGCGCTCGAGTCGATGATCGACGCCGACCCGGGACGCTCCGCCGCCGGGCTCCGCGCGGCGCTCACGGGCGAGCTCGACGACGACGCCCGGTTCGCCGCCACGCTGCGACGCTCGGGCCGCGTGGTCCTGGCCCATTTCTTCGAGTTCGGCGGCGGCGCGGCGCCGGACCTCGCGCAGGTGACGGCCGGGCTGCCGTCGGTGAGCGTCCTTTCGACCGGCGGGGCGAAGGTCGCGACCACGCCGGGTCCGCAGACGGCCGCACGCGCCCGCGTGCCGATCCGTCCGCTCGCCGAGGCCGCGGCGGGATCGGGACACATCAACTTCCTGCCCGATCCCGACGGGACGTACCGCCGCGTGCCGATCGCGATCCGGGTCGGCGATCGCTTCGTGCCGTCGCTCGCGCTGGAGCTGCTTCGCGTCCAGGCGCGCGGCGACGGGGCCAGCGTGACGATCGAGCCGGGTGGCATCGCATCGGCGAGAATCGGTGGCCGGGAGCTCGAGGTCGACCCTGCGGGCCAGCTCTGGATCGACTTCCTCGGGCCGCCCCGCACGATCGCGACCGTGAGCGCGGCCGACGTTCTCGCAGGGCGCGTGGCCGCGGAAAGGCTCGCGGGCCGCATCGCCCTCGTGGGGTTCACCGCATCGGGCTTCGACGAGGTGCCGACGCCGTTCGCGTCGGTCGTCCCCGGGGTCGAGCTGCAGGGGACGGTGCTCGACAACGCCCTGCGCGGCCGCGCGCTCCGACATCCGTGGTGGCTCGTTCCCGCCGAGGTGCTGGTGGTGCTCCTGCTCGGGGCGCTGCTCGGACCGATGCTCCGCCGGCTCGGCAGCCGGTGGGGCACGGCAGCGGCCGCCGCTCTGGCGGTCGCGTACCTGTGCGGCACGCAATGGCTGTTCACGCACGCCGGCCTCGCGCTCGGGGCCGTCTACCCGCTGGGAGCGCTCGTGCTCTGCATGCTGGGCGGCGCCGTCCATCTCTCGGTCGTGGAGGAAGCCGAGAAGCGCAAGATCCGGCATGCCTTCCAGCACTACGTGAACGCGGAGATCACGGACATGATCGCCGCCGATCCCGCGCACCTGCGGCTCGGCGGCGAGCGACGCCCGATCACGGTGCTGTTCTCGGACATTCGCGGCTTCACCACCCTCTCGGAGCGCCTCCCGCCCGAGCAGCTCGGCGAGATGCTGAACCAGTACCTCGAGGCCATGACCGACGTGGTGTTCGATCACGGCGGCCTCCTCGACAAGTACATCGGGGACGCGGTGATGGCCTTCTGGGGCTCCCCGGTCGCGGTGCCCGATCACGCCCAGCGATGCTGCAACGCCGCGCTCGACATGCTGGCCGAGCTGCGCCGCCTGAATGCGCGTTGGGAGGAGGCGGGGCTGCCGCATTTCGAGATCCGCATCGGGATCAACTCCGGCGACGCGGTGGTCGGCAACTTCGGATCCTCGCGGCGTTTCAGCTACACCGCCGTCGGCGACGACGTGAACCTCGCCTCGCGCCTGGAGCACCTGAACGGGCAGTTCGGAACGGGCGTGCTCATCTCCGATCGGACCCGAAAGACGATCGGCGACGCGTTCATCTGCCGCGAGGTCGACCACACCCCCGTCCGCGGTCGCAGGCAGACGGTCACCGTGCACGAGCTGCTCGGACGTCGCTCGGACGATCACGACGGCAGTCTCGCGCGCCGCGCGGCCGCCTTCGAGGCGGCGCTGCACGCCTGCCGCACGGAGCCGCGCGACGCGGTCGTCGCACGCGTCGAGGCGCTCGCCGCCGTCTATCCCAACGATCGAGCGATCCCACGCCTCCTCACCCGCCACCTCGAGGCCTGA
- a CDS encoding FecR family protein: protein MRRRWRLAIALVALAVTLGAGRTVGAAEQVGTAAEIEGRAEVQHAGEGEWAPLSKGDGVLLGDRLRTGTDGKLRIVMREDSELTLGPSSQIEVTEQVTGAATVSRFQLLVGALRAVVTERYAAPRSRFEVETPTAIAGVRGTSFIADYDATKEETLIVGVLDVTRVRAATDPEGTAEVLLGPGIATWVRRGSRPVAPAPLAEGRLQGLRRATSIAASTAGARRGANALDARSPQRGGERAISPEGQAVDQPIFKPRGGKPGPPPPPVP, encoded by the coding sequence ATGCGCCGGCGTTGGAGGCTCGCGATCGCACTCGTGGCGCTCGCCGTGACGCTCGGCGCCGGACGGACCGTTGGAGCCGCCGAGCAGGTGGGAACGGCGGCCGAGATCGAGGGACGCGCCGAGGTCCAGCATGCGGGGGAGGGCGAGTGGGCTCCGCTGTCGAAGGGCGACGGCGTGCTCCTCGGCGACCGCCTCCGGACCGGGACCGATGGCAAGCTCCGCATCGTGATGCGGGAGGACTCCGAGCTGACGCTCGGGCCGTCCTCGCAGATCGAGGTGACCGAGCAGGTGACGGGTGCCGCGACGGTGTCGCGTTTCCAGCTCCTGGTCGGCGCCCTGCGGGCCGTCGTGACCGAGCGCTATGCGGCGCCTCGCTCTCGCTTCGAGGTGGAGACCCCGACGGCGATCGCCGGCGTTCGCGGCACGAGCTTCATCGCGGACTATGACGCGACGAAGGAGGAGACGCTGATCGTCGGCGTTCTCGACGTGACGCGGGTTCGGGCCGCCACCGATCCGGAGGGCACCGCCGAGGTGTTGCTCGGCCCGGGGATCGCGACCTGGGTGCGGCGCGGGAGCCGTCCGGTGGCGCCGGCTCCGCTCGCCGAGGGGCGATTGCAGGGGCTGCGTCGCGCCACGTCGATCGCGGCATCGACGGCCGGGGCGCGCCGGGGAGCGAATGCGCTCGATGCGCGCAGTCCCCAGCGGGGCGGCGAGCGGGCCATCTCGCCCGAGGGGCAGGCCGTCGATCAGCCGATCTTCAAACCGCGGGGCGGGAAGCCAGGGCCGCCTCCACCGCCCGTTCCGTAG